One segment of Cervus canadensis isolate Bull #8, Minnesota chromosome 32, ASM1932006v1, whole genome shotgun sequence DNA contains the following:
- the ZNF853 gene encoding zinc finger protein 853 isoform X1: MLVPAQPSPQDLGLTARMKVRRATKTFVRKPRRLKDGGLGPDTPSGGSGGSVSQEGENGQERSSSPPPPAVSAPKRASEVAEETVSGRQKLHTQQSKQPPERQPHSQGSGPQPELQRQQDGQEPLPQPQPELQEEPRSAPQGPPKPRLRLMPRQKPSREQPRQVRRRSRLRQGRFQRQERQEKPTHVPCEQQRQLPRQEQSEEGAVREQPPPRDLQQGWPQQEAQPLPQGVQQPQQQEQLPSQQESLQPQQEQPQHQGQLQQQLLPPPPPPPPQEQLEPQQEHLELQQQLQKQQEQLQLLQQQQEQLELLLQQLQPRPLGPQEEEEEEVELELMPVDAESDPELERQRQELERQQEQRQLQLQLQEQLQQLEKQLEQQLAQPPEVQLELTPVEPGVHPPELQLELTPVPPELQLELVPAAAGAPAAVVVAPPGYVVLQELMVLPAAAVSAPSIVAVPGPPGGGAALTPARPPRRRRRARDRPTICGECGKGFSRSTDLVRHQATHTGERPHRCGECGKSFSQHSNLVTHQRIHTGEKPYACPYCAKRFSESSALVQHQRTHTGERPYACGDCGKRFSVSSNLLRHRRTHSGERPYACEDCGERFRHKVQIRRHERQLHGAGRSRGLGLLRGARTAAGGTPRAEPAADKAP; this comes from the exons ATGCTTGTGCCAG cACAGCCATCTCCCCAGGATCTTGGTCTGACCGCCAGGATGAAGGTGAGGCGGGCAACCAAGACCTTCGTGCGGAAGCCTCGCCGTCTTAAAGATGGGGGCCTGGGGCCCGACACCCCCTCAG GTGGCAGCGGTGGGAGTGTGAGTCAGGAGGGAGAAAACGGTCAGGAGAGGAGCAGCAGCCCACCGCCGCCAGCAGTCTCAGCTCCCAAGCGGGCCAGTGAAGTCGCTGAGGAGACCGTGTCGGGACGGCAGAAGCTGCACACCCAACAGTCCAAACAGCCGCCAGAGCGGCAACCACACAGCCAAGGGTCAGGACCTCAGCCAGAGTTGCAGCGGCAGCAAGATGGGCAGGAGCCACTGCCCCAGCCGCAGCCAGAACTGCAGGAAGAACCCCGGTCTGCGCCACAGGGGCCGCCGAAACCGCGGCTGCGGCTGATGCCGCGGCAGAAACCGTCACGGGAGCAGCCCAGGCAGGTGCGGCGGCGGTCACGGCTGCGGCAGGGGCGGTTCCAGCGGCAGGAACGGCAGGAAAAGCCCACGCATGTGCCGTGTGAGCAGCAGAGGCAGCTGCCGCGGCAGGAGCAATCGGAGGAGGGGGCCGTGCGAGAACAGCCGCCGCCACGGGACTTGCAGCAGGGATGGCCGCAGCAAGAGGCGCAACCGCTGCCGCAAGGGGTGCAGCAGCctcagcagcaggagcagctgcCGTCGCAGCAGGAGTCATTGCAGCCGCAGCAAGAGCAGCCCCAGCACCAAGGACAGTTGCAGCAACAGCtgttgccgccgccgccgccgccgccgccgcaggaACAGTTGGAGCCGCAGCAGGAGCACttggagctgcagcagcagctgcagaagcAGCAGGAACAGTTGCagctgctgcagcagcagcaagaacagCTGGAGCTGTTGCTGCAGCAGCTGCAGCCCCGGCCTCTGGGGccgcaggaggaggaggaggaggaggtggagctgGAGCTCATGCCGGTGGACGCGGAGTCCGATCCGGAGCTGGAGCGGCAGCGGCAGGAGCTGGAGCGGCAGCAGGAGCAGCGGCAGCTGCAGCTCCAGCTTCaggagcagctgcagcagctggaGAAGCAGCTGGAGCAGCAGCTGGCCCAGCCGCCGGAGGTTCAGCTGGAGCTGACGCCGGTGGAGCCCGGGGTCCACCCGCCCGAGCTGCAGCTGGAGCTGACCCCCGTGCCGCCCGAGCTGCAGCTGGAGCTGGTGCCGGCCGCCGCGGGGGCGCCCGCCGCGGTGGTGGTGGCGCCCCCGGGCTACGTGGTGCTGCAGGAGCTGATGGTGCTGCCGGCGGCAGCCGTGTCGGCGCCCTCGATCGTGGCCGTCCCGGGCCCGCCGGGCGGCGGCGCGGCCCTGACGCCGGCCCGGCCGCCGCGACGGCGGCGGCGCGCCCGGGACCGGCCGACCATCTGCGGGGAGTGCGGCAAGGGCTTCAGCCGCAGCACGGACCTGGTGCGGCACCAGGCCACGCACACGGGCGAGCGGCCGCACCGCTGCGGCGAGTGCGGCAAGAGCTTCTCGCAGCACTCGAACCTGGTGACGCACCAGCGCAtccacacgggcgagaagccctacGCGTGCCCGTACTGCGCCAAGCGCTTCAGCGAGAGCTCGGCGCTAGTGCAGCACCAGCGCACGCACACGGGCGAGCGGCCCTACGCCTGCGGCGACTGCGGCAAGCGCTTCAGCGTCTCGTCCAACCTGCTGCGCCACCGCCGCACGCACTCGGGCGAGCGGCCCTACGCCTGCGAGGACTGCGGCGAGCGCTTCCGCCACAAGGTCCAGATCCGCCGCCACGAGCGCCAGCTGCACGGCGCCGGCCGCTCCCGGGGCCTCGGCCTGCTCCGCGGCGCGCGCACGGCTGCCGGGGGCACCCCGCGCGCCGAGCCGGCGGCGGACAAGGCGCCCTGA
- the ZNF853 gene encoding zinc finger protein 853 isoform X2 yields MKVRRATKTFVRKPRRLKDGGLGPDTPSGGSGGSVSQEGENGQERSSSPPPPAVSAPKRASEVAEETVSGRQKLHTQQSKQPPERQPHSQGSGPQPELQRQQDGQEPLPQPQPELQEEPRSAPQGPPKPRLRLMPRQKPSREQPRQVRRRSRLRQGRFQRQERQEKPTHVPCEQQRQLPRQEQSEEGAVREQPPPRDLQQGWPQQEAQPLPQGVQQPQQQEQLPSQQESLQPQQEQPQHQGQLQQQLLPPPPPPPPQEQLEPQQEHLELQQQLQKQQEQLQLLQQQQEQLELLLQQLQPRPLGPQEEEEEEVELELMPVDAESDPELERQRQELERQQEQRQLQLQLQEQLQQLEKQLEQQLAQPPEVQLELTPVEPGVHPPELQLELTPVPPELQLELVPAAAGAPAAVVVAPPGYVVLQELMVLPAAAVSAPSIVAVPGPPGGGAALTPARPPRRRRRARDRPTICGECGKGFSRSTDLVRHQATHTGERPHRCGECGKSFSQHSNLVTHQRIHTGEKPYACPYCAKRFSESSALVQHQRTHTGERPYACGDCGKRFSVSSNLLRHRRTHSGERPYACEDCGERFRHKVQIRRHERQLHGAGRSRGLGLLRGARTAAGGTPRAEPAADKAP; encoded by the exons ATGAAGGTGAGGCGGGCAACCAAGACCTTCGTGCGGAAGCCTCGCCGTCTTAAAGATGGGGGCCTGGGGCCCGACACCCCCTCAG GTGGCAGCGGTGGGAGTGTGAGTCAGGAGGGAGAAAACGGTCAGGAGAGGAGCAGCAGCCCACCGCCGCCAGCAGTCTCAGCTCCCAAGCGGGCCAGTGAAGTCGCTGAGGAGACCGTGTCGGGACGGCAGAAGCTGCACACCCAACAGTCCAAACAGCCGCCAGAGCGGCAACCACACAGCCAAGGGTCAGGACCTCAGCCAGAGTTGCAGCGGCAGCAAGATGGGCAGGAGCCACTGCCCCAGCCGCAGCCAGAACTGCAGGAAGAACCCCGGTCTGCGCCACAGGGGCCGCCGAAACCGCGGCTGCGGCTGATGCCGCGGCAGAAACCGTCACGGGAGCAGCCCAGGCAGGTGCGGCGGCGGTCACGGCTGCGGCAGGGGCGGTTCCAGCGGCAGGAACGGCAGGAAAAGCCCACGCATGTGCCGTGTGAGCAGCAGAGGCAGCTGCCGCGGCAGGAGCAATCGGAGGAGGGGGCCGTGCGAGAACAGCCGCCGCCACGGGACTTGCAGCAGGGATGGCCGCAGCAAGAGGCGCAACCGCTGCCGCAAGGGGTGCAGCAGCctcagcagcaggagcagctgcCGTCGCAGCAGGAGTCATTGCAGCCGCAGCAAGAGCAGCCCCAGCACCAAGGACAGTTGCAGCAACAGCtgttgccgccgccgccgccgccgccgccgcaggaACAGTTGGAGCCGCAGCAGGAGCACttggagctgcagcagcagctgcagaagcAGCAGGAACAGTTGCagctgctgcagcagcagcaagaacagCTGGAGCTGTTGCTGCAGCAGCTGCAGCCCCGGCCTCTGGGGccgcaggaggaggaggaggaggaggtggagctgGAGCTCATGCCGGTGGACGCGGAGTCCGATCCGGAGCTGGAGCGGCAGCGGCAGGAGCTGGAGCGGCAGCAGGAGCAGCGGCAGCTGCAGCTCCAGCTTCaggagcagctgcagcagctggaGAAGCAGCTGGAGCAGCAGCTGGCCCAGCCGCCGGAGGTTCAGCTGGAGCTGACGCCGGTGGAGCCCGGGGTCCACCCGCCCGAGCTGCAGCTGGAGCTGACCCCCGTGCCGCCCGAGCTGCAGCTGGAGCTGGTGCCGGCCGCCGCGGGGGCGCCCGCCGCGGTGGTGGTGGCGCCCCCGGGCTACGTGGTGCTGCAGGAGCTGATGGTGCTGCCGGCGGCAGCCGTGTCGGCGCCCTCGATCGTGGCCGTCCCGGGCCCGCCGGGCGGCGGCGCGGCCCTGACGCCGGCCCGGCCGCCGCGACGGCGGCGGCGCGCCCGGGACCGGCCGACCATCTGCGGGGAGTGCGGCAAGGGCTTCAGCCGCAGCACGGACCTGGTGCGGCACCAGGCCACGCACACGGGCGAGCGGCCGCACCGCTGCGGCGAGTGCGGCAAGAGCTTCTCGCAGCACTCGAACCTGGTGACGCACCAGCGCAtccacacgggcgagaagccctacGCGTGCCCGTACTGCGCCAAGCGCTTCAGCGAGAGCTCGGCGCTAGTGCAGCACCAGCGCACGCACACGGGCGAGCGGCCCTACGCCTGCGGCGACTGCGGCAAGCGCTTCAGCGTCTCGTCCAACCTGCTGCGCCACCGCCGCACGCACTCGGGCGAGCGGCCCTACGCCTGCGAGGACTGCGGCGAGCGCTTCCGCCACAAGGTCCAGATCCGCCGCCACGAGCGCCAGCTGCACGGCGCCGGCCGCTCCCGGGGCCTCGGCCTGCTCCGCGGCGCGCGCACGGCTGCCGGGGGCACCCCGCGCGCCGAGCCGGCGGCGGACAAGGCGCCCTGA